From a single Corynebacterium kroppenstedtii DSM 44385 genomic region:
- the mfd gene encoding transcription-repair coupling factor encodes MTHTSAQTPMPPSDASASDAARAAVRKPEGKDASEGLGWPPLAGVVQLALQSPKLQGVLASVGEPRLHISAIDEARSWVARAIAEKSVVVIVTATSREAQDLTAELRDMMGDAVAMFPAWETLPHERLSPGSETVGARLKVLRRLAHPHDIPGEQPIRIVVAPARSFIQPIMKGLGEREPIILAEDTDVTGIATRLAEMGYQHVDLVGKRGEFAVRGGVVDIFPSTAELPVRAELWGDEISDLRAFSVGDQRTIENFDPGAVPVYPCRELRIDDAVRARAEKMARTHASNATLADALTKISEGVAVEGMESLIPVLFDGPMVTLPEEVAAADPSVTTTVLVMSPEKVQRRADDLIATGKEFVKAGWEAAAMGAESPIDTAALAEAEDGNDDLNVDQSAYRSLGAMEKTAEHHGLSWWTCAPPGFLGSAEASSTLELDFSTGPQPKGKPGDVEKAMSELHDHVAHGGRLVFTALTPASAQRMSGRFREAGIGVTPDADPQNPSAPGKATVIRAVLHGGLVIPHVDDARPLLVVAETDFTGNRIVAYGDGRRRPWRKRNRVDPLSLNPGDLVVHETHGIGRFVKMQERTVGKGADATRREYMVLEYAPSKRGGAADHLYVPMDSLDLLSRYVGGENPSLSKMGGSDWKNTKKKARAAVRDIAADLVQLYAKRQAAPGYAFSPDTPWQREMEDNFPFTETEDQYNAIEAVKEDMEKPVPMDRVIVGDVGYGKTEVAVRAAFKAVQDGKQVVLLVPTTLLAQQHFATFSERMEGFPITIRQLSRFTTPKQAREVLTGLAEGQVDIVIGTHRLLQTGVQWKNLGLVIVDEEQRFGVEHKEHIKALRSHVDMLTMSATPIPRTLEMSMAGIRDMSTILTPPEDRHPVLTYVGVQEDKQIAAAIRRELLRDGQVFYVHNRVRSIEQVAQHIRELVPEARVVVAHGQMNEDQLENTVEGFWDREYDVLVCTTIVETGLDISNANTLIVENAHHMGLAQLHQLRGRVGRSRERGYAYFLYPPSQTLTETSYDRLSTIAQNNDLGAGMAVAMKDLEMRGAGNVLGAEQSGHIAGVGFDLYVRLVGEAVEAFKAMADGKPIDGSDKENKETRIDINVDAHIPTSYIASERLRLAAYRDLAQAKNEEALQNVRAELVDRYGQPPQEIDRLLAVARLRMVCRECGVTDVVATGANKAAISFSPIELPDSGRVRLGRLYPGAQYRATTHNVVVPAPKKGRGIRAQAVKDEELLQWCADVMTSLLGKPHREVASGVQPDTAGGKSHQKNSTKSKVR; translated from the coding sequence GACTCCCATGCCCCCATCCGATGCGTCCGCGTCCGACGCTGCTCGTGCGGCAGTGCGCAAACCTGAAGGGAAGGACGCGTCGGAAGGATTGGGCTGGCCACCCTTGGCCGGGGTGGTGCAGTTGGCGCTGCAATCGCCGAAACTCCAAGGAGTCCTGGCCTCAGTGGGGGAGCCGCGGCTGCACATCTCAGCCATCGACGAGGCACGGTCGTGGGTGGCCAGGGCAATCGCCGAAAAATCTGTCGTTGTCATCGTGACCGCGACCAGCCGCGAAGCCCAGGATCTCACTGCAGAATTGCGCGACATGATGGGCGATGCCGTCGCCATGTTCCCCGCCTGGGAAACGCTCCCGCATGAGCGTTTGTCGCCCGGTTCGGAAACAGTAGGTGCCCGGTTAAAGGTGCTTCGCCGCCTTGCTCACCCCCATGACATCCCCGGTGAGCAGCCAATTCGCATTGTCGTTGCCCCGGCGCGGTCGTTCATCCAGCCCATCATGAAGGGCCTGGGGGAGCGCGAACCGATCATCCTCGCGGAGGACACCGATGTCACGGGGATCGCCACTCGTTTAGCCGAGATGGGTTATCAGCACGTGGATCTCGTCGGCAAGCGGGGGGAATTCGCCGTTCGCGGTGGTGTGGTGGATATTTTCCCCTCCACGGCCGAGCTCCCGGTGCGCGCCGAATTGTGGGGTGACGAGATTTCCGATTTGCGTGCGTTTTCGGTGGGGGACCAGCGAACTATCGAGAATTTTGATCCAGGTGCCGTGCCTGTTTACCCGTGCCGTGAACTTCGTATCGACGACGCCGTCCGCGCCCGCGCCGAGAAAATGGCACGCACCCACGCATCGAATGCCACGCTTGCGGACGCATTGACGAAGATCAGCGAAGGTGTCGCCGTTGAGGGGATGGAGTCCCTCATTCCTGTGCTTTTCGACGGTCCGATGGTGACGCTTCCTGAGGAAGTGGCCGCCGCAGATCCGTCGGTGACGACCACGGTACTGGTGATGTCGCCGGAGAAAGTACAGCGCCGGGCCGACGACTTGATTGCCACCGGCAAAGAGTTTGTCAAAGCCGGGTGGGAGGCTGCCGCGATGGGGGCGGAGTCACCGATTGACACCGCTGCGCTGGCGGAAGCTGAGGACGGCAACGATGATCTGAACGTGGACCAGAGCGCATATCGCTCCCTGGGTGCCATGGAGAAGACGGCGGAACACCACGGTTTGTCCTGGTGGACGTGTGCTCCTCCGGGGTTCTTAGGCAGCGCGGAGGCATCGTCCACCCTAGAGTTGGATTTCTCCACCGGGCCTCAGCCCAAGGGGAAACCGGGCGACGTGGAGAAAGCGATGTCGGAGCTTCACGACCACGTGGCACACGGTGGCCGGCTCGTGTTTACGGCACTCACCCCCGCTTCCGCACAACGCATGAGCGGTCGTTTCCGTGAGGCCGGAATCGGTGTGACGCCCGATGCGGATCCCCAGAATCCGTCCGCGCCGGGTAAAGCCACTGTTATTCGGGCAGTGTTGCACGGGGGCTTAGTCATCCCGCACGTTGATGACGCCCGGCCCCTGCTCGTCGTCGCCGAAACCGACTTCACCGGTAACCGCATCGTTGCTTATGGCGATGGCCGTCGTCGGCCATGGCGTAAACGCAACCGCGTCGACCCGCTCTCGCTCAACCCGGGCGATCTCGTCGTCCATGAGACTCATGGCATCGGCCGATTCGTGAAAATGCAGGAGCGCACCGTCGGCAAGGGTGCTGACGCGACCCGTCGGGAATACATGGTCCTGGAATATGCCCCGTCGAAGCGAGGCGGTGCAGCCGACCACCTTTACGTTCCTATGGACAGTCTGGATTTGCTCTCGCGGTATGTCGGCGGTGAAAACCCGTCGCTATCGAAAATGGGCGGATCCGATTGGAAAAACACCAAGAAGAAAGCGCGCGCCGCGGTTCGCGATATAGCCGCCGACCTCGTGCAACTCTATGCCAAGCGCCAAGCCGCGCCGGGTTACGCGTTCTCACCGGACACCCCGTGGCAGCGGGAAATGGAGGATAATTTCCCGTTCACGGAAACGGAAGACCAGTACAACGCCATCGAAGCGGTCAAAGAGGATATGGAGAAGCCCGTCCCCATGGACCGCGTGATTGTGGGCGACGTGGGATACGGCAAAACCGAGGTCGCCGTCCGTGCCGCATTCAAGGCTGTTCAGGACGGCAAACAGGTGGTTCTCCTTGTTCCTACGACGTTGCTGGCGCAGCAGCATTTCGCGACCTTCAGCGAGCGCATGGAAGGTTTCCCCATCACGATCCGCCAGCTGTCCCGCTTCACCACGCCGAAGCAGGCCCGCGAAGTCCTGACCGGGCTTGCCGAGGGGCAGGTCGACATCGTGATCGGTACTCACCGCCTGCTGCAGACAGGGGTGCAGTGGAAGAACTTAGGCCTCGTTATTGTCGACGAGGAACAGCGTTTCGGTGTGGAACACAAGGAGCACATCAAGGCGCTGCGTTCCCACGTCGACATGTTGACAATGTCCGCGACACCTATTCCCCGCACGTTGGAGATGTCGATGGCGGGAATTCGCGATATGTCGACGATCCTCACCCCGCCGGAAGATCGCCACCCCGTGTTGACCTATGTGGGTGTGCAAGAGGATAAGCAGATCGCGGCGGCTATTCGTCGTGAGCTGTTGCGCGATGGCCAGGTGTTTTATGTGCACAACCGTGTGCGTTCTATCGAACAGGTCGCGCAACATATTCGTGAGCTTGTTCCGGAAGCGCGCGTGGTCGTGGCACATGGGCAGATGAATGAGGATCAGCTGGAGAACACTGTCGAAGGGTTCTGGGACCGCGAGTACGACGTGTTGGTCTGCACGACGATCGTCGAAACGGGATTGGATATTTCGAATGCCAACACGCTGATCGTCGAGAATGCCCACCACATGGGATTGGCCCAGCTGCACCAGCTTCGTGGTCGCGTCGGCCGGTCGCGCGAACGAGGCTATGCCTATTTCTTGTATCCTCCGTCGCAAACATTGACCGAAACGTCCTATGACCGTTTATCGACGATTGCGCAGAACAATGATCTCGGCGCCGGGATGGCCGTCGCCATGAAAGACCTTGAAATGCGCGGGGCCGGCAATGTGTTGGGCGCTGAGCAGTCGGGCCACATCGCTGGCGTCGGCTTTGACCTCTATGTCCGCCTCGTTGGTGAGGCCGTCGAGGCGTTCAAAGCGATGGCCGACGGCAAGCCAATCGACGGAAGCGATAAAGAGAATAAGGAAACGCGCATTGATATCAACGTCGATGCACACATTCCGACCAGTTATATCGCCTCTGAACGGTTACGTTTGGCCGCGTACCGGGACCTCGCTCAAGCGAAGAACGAAGAGGCCTTGCAGAATGTCCGCGCGGAATTGGTGGATAGGTATGGCCAGCCACCACAGGAAATTGACCGGCTGCTCGCCGTCGCCCGGTTACGCATGGTCTGCCGCGAATGTGGCGTGACCGATGTTGTGGCAACCGGCGCGAACAAGGCCGCTATTTCGTTCTCGCCGATTGAACTGCCCGATTCAGGGCGAGTGCGTTTGGGCCGGCTGTACCCCGGTGCGCAATACCGTGCCACAACCCATAATGTTGTGGTTCCAGCGCCCAAGAAAGGGCGGGGTATTCGGGCCCAAGCCGTCAAAGATGAGGAATTGTTGCAGTGGTGTGCGGACGTGATGACGTCGTTGCTGGGTAAGCCGCACCGGGAGGTTGCTTCTGGTGTGCAGCCGGACACTGCTGGGGGCAAGAGTCACCAAAAGAATTCCACTAAAAGTAAGGTCCGTTAA
- a CDS encoding MazG nucleotide pyrophosphohydrolase domain-containing protein, with product MSVIVLDPRFPGMLPVDAVSLVGNDVCYTEEVPVRIRWVIADLGGHVVDDTDTLITTDPYNEWVRERLHSGDQLLVAPSLYFQRRPDRALASGSSNNALSSGASGELEGIEAENPAAYPDYDFALKAIPQLTDGAETSEEAYAEDSSAEDSSAGESDYPSDQRNGGDQDGTGSAGAGVIHGTAVVGDGADGETADDENTGGIDETTESGDASSPSQSEIPEAVLNEIEEAIAVMSRALHQGEWEQSQSHQSLLAYLREEVEELAQSIDTWQAGDLASEKRLCDELSDIFLQVLFHAEIANRRGAFDIGHVAASFVHKMRTRAPYLFEETERPVGLDEQNRLWEEGKRREQSAADESWSAPASHEDPGSSS from the coding sequence ATGTCTGTCATTGTCCTCGATCCTCGTTTTCCTGGCATGCTGCCCGTCGACGCTGTTTCTCTGGTGGGCAATGACGTGTGCTACACCGAAGAAGTCCCAGTCCGCATCCGTTGGGTGATTGCCGATCTAGGCGGCCATGTGGTGGATGACACCGACACATTGATCACCACTGATCCCTATAACGAATGGGTGCGCGAGAGGCTCCACAGTGGTGACCAGCTGTTAGTAGCGCCCTCCTTGTATTTCCAACGACGGCCGGACCGCGCGCTGGCTTCGGGCTCGTCGAATAATGCGCTGAGCTCTGGTGCTTCGGGCGAGTTGGAGGGGATTGAGGCGGAGAATCCGGCGGCGTATCCGGATTATGACTTCGCATTGAAAGCAATTCCGCAGTTGACAGATGGTGCGGAGACGTCGGAAGAAGCGTACGCAGAGGATTCGTCGGCAGAGGATTCGTCGGCAGGGGAGTCCGATTATCCTTCTGACCAACGCAACGGGGGAGACCAGGACGGTACGGGGAGCGCCGGTGCCGGTGTGATTCACGGGACCGCTGTCGTGGGCGATGGTGCCGATGGCGAAACCGCTGACGACGAAAACACTGGTGGCATCGACGAAACCACCGAATCAGGCGACGCTTCCAGTCCGAGCCAAAGTGAGATCCCGGAGGCTGTTCTCAACGAGATCGAAGAGGCCATTGCGGTGATGTCGCGTGCGTTGCACCAAGGGGAGTGGGAGCAGAGCCAAAGCCATCAGTCTCTGCTTGCCTATCTGCGTGAGGAAGTTGAGGAGTTAGCCCAGTCCATCGATACGTGGCAGGCCGGGGATCTGGCGTCGGAAAAGCGGCTGTGTGATGAGCTGTCGGATATCTTCTTGCAGGTTCTTTTCCATGCGGAGATAGCTAACCGACGCGGCGCTTTCGATATTGGGCACGTTGCGGCGTCGTTTGTTCATAAGATGCGGACGCGCGCTCCCTATCTGTTCGAGGAGACGGAGCGTCCAGTTGGCCTGGATGAGCAGAATCGTTTGTGGGAGGAAGGGAAACGACGTGAGCAGTCAGCTGCCGATGAGTCGTGGTCGGCTCCGGCTTCTCACGAGGACCCCGGTTCGTCGTCATAA
- a CDS encoding lytic transglycosylase domain-containing protein, translating into MKSARTLIAVFAVLALVIVTIGWLVSHVHTDSSSMRKPIPSDVPPPNGVAAPAVDTSKHTRTSEEFRTWAEPISKKTGISVEALSAYANANVVARHSKPGCHLGWTTLAGLGWVETRHGTYNGHHFDSVSIDSNGDVKPHIRGVQLDGAPGLENLPDTDNGELDGDKEKDRAMGPLQFIPQSWEKYGVDANADGKADPDNIDDAAVAAVNLLCDFDRDLSTADGWKSAVRSYNNSAQYVEDVRRAAANYSLQQKPA; encoded by the coding sequence ATGAAATCTGCACGTACCCTCATTGCTGTTTTCGCGGTGTTGGCGCTGGTCATCGTCACTATTGGTTGGTTGGTATCCCACGTCCATACCGATAGTTCGTCGATGCGAAAGCCGATTCCATCGGACGTTCCGCCGCCGAATGGGGTTGCGGCTCCGGCAGTCGATACGTCCAAGCACACGCGCACGTCGGAAGAATTTCGGACCTGGGCGGAGCCGATTTCGAAGAAAACCGGCATTTCTGTTGAAGCCTTGAGCGCGTACGCGAATGCGAATGTGGTGGCCCGCCATTCGAAACCGGGGTGTCATCTGGGTTGGACGACGCTGGCTGGTCTGGGCTGGGTAGAAACCCGCCACGGCACCTACAACGGGCACCATTTTGATTCGGTTTCCATTGATTCCAATGGCGACGTTAAGCCGCACATTCGCGGCGTTCAGCTGGACGGTGCACCCGGTTTGGAGAACCTGCCCGATACCGACAATGGCGAACTGGACGGCGATAAGGAAAAGGACCGGGCGATGGGTCCCCTGCAGTTCATTCCCCAGTCGTGGGAGAAGTATGGGGTTGATGCCAATGCGGATGGTAAGGCTGACCCCGACAATATTGATGATGCTGCAGTCGCGGCAGTGAATCTTTTGTGCGATTTTGATCGTGACTTATCGACGGCGGACGGGTGGAAATCGGCCGTGCGCTCGTACAATAACTCGGCGCAGTACGTGGAGGATGTGCGGCGAGCGGCTGCCAATTATTCGCTCCAACAGAAGCCGGCATAA
- the eno gene encoding phosphopyruvate hydratase, with amino-acid sequence MAQIIDVQAREILDSRGNPTVEVEVLLDDASFGRAGVPSGASTGVHEAHELRDGGDRYLGKGVRQAVENVNEKIAPAVTGLEADDQRLVDKVMLDLDGSDNKSNLGANAILGVSLATAKAAASSANLELFRYLGGPNAHVLPVPMMNIVNGGAHADSGVDVQEFMIAPIGADSFREALRMGAEVYHNLKSVIKSKGLSTGLGDEGGFAPSVDSTKEALDLIAEAVKKAGYKLGEDIAFALDAASSEFYDKDKGVYNFEGGEHSAEDMVKVYEELVENYPIVSIEDPLQEDDWEGYTKLTAEIGDKVQIVGDDFFVTNPARLKEGIEKKAANALLVKVNQIGSLSETADAVQLAQNNNYRCMMSHRSGETEDTTIADLSVAYSCGQIKSGAPARSERVAKYNQLLRIEEFLGDAAVYAGRSAFPRFNG; translated from the coding sequence GTGGCTCAGATTATCGATGTTCAAGCTCGCGAGATTCTAGACTCACGCGGCAACCCGACTGTTGAGGTTGAGGTTCTTCTTGACGACGCTTCGTTCGGCCGTGCAGGCGTTCCGTCCGGTGCTTCCACCGGTGTTCACGAGGCTCACGAACTCCGCGACGGTGGCGACCGCTACCTGGGCAAGGGCGTTCGTCAGGCCGTCGAGAACGTCAATGAAAAGATCGCTCCGGCAGTGACCGGTCTTGAGGCTGACGACCAGCGCCTCGTCGACAAGGTGATGTTGGATCTTGACGGGTCGGACAACAAGTCCAACCTGGGCGCGAACGCGATCCTCGGTGTCTCCCTGGCTACGGCGAAGGCCGCTGCCAGCTCCGCCAACCTCGAGCTCTTCCGCTACCTCGGCGGCCCGAACGCTCACGTACTCCCCGTACCGATGATGAACATCGTCAACGGTGGTGCCCACGCGGACTCCGGCGTCGACGTCCAGGAATTCATGATCGCTCCGATTGGTGCAGATTCCTTCCGTGAGGCTCTCCGTATGGGTGCGGAGGTTTACCACAACTTGAAGTCCGTCATTAAGTCCAAGGGTCTGTCCACGGGTCTTGGCGACGAGGGTGGCTTCGCTCCGTCGGTTGATTCCACTAAGGAAGCTCTGGACCTCATTGCTGAGGCTGTGAAGAAGGCCGGCTACAAGCTCGGCGAGGACATCGCTTTCGCTCTGGACGCTGCATCTTCCGAGTTCTACGACAAGGACAAGGGCGTCTACAACTTCGAGGGCGGCGAGCACAGTGCCGAGGACATGGTCAAGGTCTACGAGGAGCTCGTCGAGAACTACCCGATCGTGTCCATCGAGGACCCGCTGCAGGAAGACGACTGGGAGGGCTACACCAAGCTCACCGCCGAGATCGGCGACAAGGTCCAGATCGTCGGCGACGACTTCTTCGTCACCAACCCGGCTCGCTTGAAGGAAGGCATCGAAAAGAAGGCTGCGAACGCCCTGCTGGTTAAGGTTAACCAGATCGGTTCCCTCTCTGAGACTGCCGACGCTGTGCAGCTGGCTCAGAACAACAACTACCGCTGCATGATGTCCCACCGTTCCGGCGAGACCGAGGACACGACCATCGCTGACCTTTCGGTTGCTTACAGCTGTGGCCAGATTAAGAGCGGTGCTCCGGCTCGCTCTGAGCGTGTTGCTAAGTACAACCAGTTGCTGCGCATCGAGGAATTCTTGGGCGACGCTGCCGTTTACGCTGGGCGCTCAGCTTTCCCGCGCTTTAACGGCTAA